A single region of the Bacteroidota bacterium genome encodes:
- the wecB gene encoding UDP-N-acetylglucosamine 2-epimerase (non-hydrolyzing) — protein sequence MYKNSFTIISVVGTRPNFIKAAPLLRESLKYDPRIQHLLCHTGQHYDYNMSEVFFTELEMPKPAFFLEVGDGSHAEQTARIMLAFEKVLNEAKPKLVIVYGDVNSTMACTLAAVKLHIPVAHVEAGLRSFDRSMPEEINRLVTDAISGLLLVSEPSGMENLMKEGATSDKVFFTGNIMIDTLVHSLPKIEASEVLSDLHLTPKNYIAVTFHRPSNVDSREDLNHLVEFLNEISKQKKVVFPVHPRTRHNIEKFGLMQLMSPEIIISNPLGYFDFMALVKDSCLVITDSGGIQEESTFLGVQCITVRDNTERPVTVTVGTNHLAGTNLANVLNIALQILSGNEVKGRIPQLWDGHTAERIMTVIDRYLNSGD from the coding sequence TCCAAATTTCATTAAAGCAGCTCCTTTGCTCAGAGAATCGTTAAAGTACGATCCCCGCATTCAGCACCTGCTGTGCCACACAGGGCAGCATTATGATTACAACATGTCTGAAGTGTTTTTTACGGAACTGGAAATGCCCAAGCCCGCTTTTTTTCTTGAAGTAGGAGATGGCTCTCATGCCGAGCAAACCGCACGTATCATGTTGGCATTTGAAAAGGTACTTAATGAAGCAAAACCAAAACTCGTTATTGTTTATGGAGATGTAAATTCTACAATGGCATGTACCCTTGCTGCCGTAAAATTACATATACCTGTTGCACATGTCGAAGCAGGTCTGCGCAGCTTCGACCGCTCCATGCCGGAAGAGATAAACAGGCTGGTTACAGATGCGATTTCCGGGCTATTGCTCGTTTCCGAACCGTCTGGTATGGAAAACTTGATGAAAGAAGGCGCAACGTCAGATAAGGTCTTTTTTACCGGAAATATTATGATTGATACACTTGTCCATTCCTTGCCAAAAATTGAGGCGTCGGAGGTATTAAGTGACCTGCACCTGACACCAAAGAATTATATTGCCGTTACGTTTCACAGACCTTCTAATGTTGATTCACGTGAAGACCTGAATCATTTGGTCGAATTTCTGAATGAAATCAGTAAGCAAAAGAAGGTGGTTTTTCCTGTTCATCCCCGAACCAGGCATAATATTGAGAAGTTCGGCCTGATGCAGTTGATGTCTCCCGAAATAATCATTTCTAATCCATTGGGCTATTTTGATTTTATGGCACTTGTAAAGGATAGTTGTCTTGTGATTACTGACAGCGGTGGCATTCAGGAAGAAAGCACTTTTCTTGGAGTGCAGTGCATTACAGTACGTGATAATACCGAGCGGCCGGTTACTGTTACAGTAGGGACAAACCATCTTGCTGGCACCAACCTGGCCAATGTTCTGAATATCGCATTGCAGATACTCAGCGGCAATGAGGTTAAAGGCAGGATTCCACAATTATGGGACGGGCATACCGCTGAAAGGATTATGACCGTTATTGACAGATATCTTAATTCTGGCGATTAA